CAAATTCATCTGTAACGTAGTCAAAGATATCGTGAAGCGCTACGACGTGGACGCCATTCACATGGACGACTACTTCTACCCATACCCCATCGCGGGCGAAGATTTCCCCGACAAAGAGAGCTTCGAGGCTTACGGCAAATTGCAGGGATTTTCCCAAAATCAGAAAGCAGACTGGCGCCGCAACAACGTTAACCTTCTTATCCGCGAACTGAAGGAGACCATCTACTCAACCAAACCGTATGTGCGATTCGGCATCAGCCCGTTTGGCATTTACCGGAATAAAAAGAGTACCGTTGATGGCTCAGGCAGTAACACCAATGGTCTGCAAAACTACGACGACCTCTACGCCGACGTGATTCTGTGGGGCAAAAACGCCTGGATTGACTACGTGATGCCGCAGCTTTACTGGGAAATCGGTCATAAAGCAGCTGACTACACAACTCTTCTGGACTGGTGGTCGCGCAATGTCCACAGCGAGCAACTTTATATCGGTCAAAGTGTGGTGCGCACCATGCAGGCGCCCGATGCACAGACCGGCGACAAAAACCAATTGCCCCGTAAGATGACTCAGGCCTCGGCTCAAAAAGCGATTCAGGGACATTGTCTGTGGAACGGTTACGATGTGCTGCGCAACGAGGGCGGCATCCGTGACAGCCTGATGAATCACTACTATAAATACCCGGCGCTCGTGCCCGCTTACACCAACATGGATGGCACGCCTCCCCTCCAGCTTAAGAAGCTTTGGGCGGAATGGACCGAGAAGGGTTACTTCCTCCGCTGGGAGCCGAAGGCCGATAAAGATGCGCTCAATATGCCTACCCGCTACTGCATCTATTGCTTCGGACCGGGTGAACGGGTGAACCTCGATGACCCGTCGAAAATCGTGAAGCTGACGACCGAAACCTCGTACCAGCTTCCGTATGACAAGGATAAGGTGAAATTCAAATACGTGGTCACCACCCTCGACCGTTACAACTTCGAATGCAAAAAGGGCAAGAAGAAGACCGTCAAACTATAACATCATCGAAAGGCAGAGCTTAGCTCTGTCTTTTTTGTTTTAGGGAAATCAATATTTCTGGAAGGGAAATCCATTCTCCTGGAAGGGATATAAATCCTCGTGGAATCGCATTCAATTCTCTTGGATGAGAATTAAAAATACATGGAAGAGTATTCCATCATCTTAGAAGAGAATTCCATTCTCGTGGAAGAGAATTCAATCCTCGTGGAATAGAATTCAATATTACAGGATTCGCCATCCATCCTCGTGGTTATTTATTCTATATTACTGGATACTATTTCAATATATCTTGAATCTTTATCAATATTACTCGAAGGGCATTCAATCCCCGAACAAAGTTTCTCAATAAAATAATTAAGCATTCGCATAATTATCTATCCGTATTTTCATAACTTCGTAATGTTAAGTCTTTATCGAATTAATACGGCGGTTTCTTTACCCCTAAATCTCCTAAAGTGGACTTTTGCGGACTACTACAGATAACGCTTCTGCGGTAAAAGCCCCTTTTAGGGGGTTGGGGGTAACCAAACAGGAAATATTCTTTGTTCTTATACCCAAAACCGGAATGTCATGGAAAAAATTAATGCGCTCGCGTTGATAAACAGGGAGGTTGACAAGCGAAGACTGTCCCCGGCAGATGTCGCGCATCTGCTCAATATGAATTACTCGACCATCTACGTTACCCTCAAGCGTAAAAACATTACCGTAAATGACCTCGCCAAATTCTCCGAGGCGTTTCAATACAACTTCTTCAAGGAAATCGCGGACCACTACTCCTTTGCCGAACCGGCTGAACCGGTCAACGAGGAGATGATTGCCCTAAAGGAGAAAGTCAAAGATCTGGAACAGGAGGTCAACTTCCTGCGCCGCACATTGAAGGATTTAATGGGGAAATAAGATGCGGAAATACCCTTTACATATCATCGCAATCATCTTGTTGCTGATATCGGCAGCTGGTTGCAATAAATCCGGACAGGCGCATCCATCTGTCATTTACACCACCGAAAACGCCCTGATAGTGGACAGCAGTTGCGTGATATTCGTCGCACCGGACACAACCGAAATCGCCCGCATGCACGCCCAAAATTCGGAAGAGGACTATCAGGCTTGGGTCGATCAGATGACCTGGTATCCCGGCATTGCCCGGACCGCCCTGCACGGCATGGGCATCAACACGATGACCGTCCATGATAAGAAATACCTCGTATTAAATCTTTCGAAGAAGGAAGAATTCGTGATGAATCCTAAAAAGATTTCGGGCGACATGGTGTTATTCAATAAAAAGAAGAAGCCGTTCGTAGTCAACTCTGCCGACTTTGACGCAAACAAGGGATTTATCCTGAAGTATTTTGACAAATAACGAACGTGGTTTCTGCGGCAGAAAATATTACACCGGCAAAGCTCCATATACCTGATACCCTTGAATAACCTATGAAGAAAATTTCGCTGCTTATCTTTTTAGCCCACTTCATACTACTGACTGTTGCACAAGCTGCGCCTTACCAGTCCTTTGACAATGTAGCGTTGAATAACGACGCTTCGGTGGTCAACTGCTTTATCCAGGACAAGCAAGGGCTAATCTGGATGGGGACGGATAAGGGATTGTTCAGCTACAACGGGCATACCCTGCTTCCGCATTTCCCATTTTCCCAAAACAAACAGGAATCGGGCTCGATGATTAACTGCGGGACATTGCTCGATGATGAGCGTCTGTGTCTCGGTGCGGATAATGGTCTCCTGTTTTACAACCTGAAGATCGATTTATACGAAAGCCGCCCTGTGAAATTCCCGACAGACATCCGCTCGATGGCACTCTCGGGCAAGATGCTTTGGATCGGAACCTTAAACGGGCTTTTCCGTTACGCGATAAACTCCAATCGGATTGAGAATGTCAGTCAGCAGAAAAATGCCGGTATCCCCCACAAAGCGATTTACTCGATACTTCAGACCACTGACCACACCCTGTACGTCGGTACCTATAACGGCCTC
The Parabacteroides sp. FAFU027 DNA segment above includes these coding regions:
- a CDS encoding glycoside hydrolase family 10 protein, which codes for MKIFHRLTILLFILILSVPNGQAIAPKREFRGVWIHTVQQAQYKSMTMTEMQRYFTDMLDSFQKAGINAFIFQVRPQADAFYKSDLEPWSRYLTGTQGKAPNPVWDPMEFLIKECHARNIEFHAWLNPYRVTSNETDALAPDHLYWKHPERFIKYGKQIYFDPGMPENRKFICNVVKDIVKRYDVDAIHMDDYFYPYPIAGEDFPDKESFEAYGKLQGFSQNQKADWRRNNVNLLIRELKETIYSTKPYVRFGISPFGIYRNKKSTVDGSGSNTNGLQNYDDLYADVILWGKNAWIDYVMPQLYWEIGHKAADYTTLLDWWSRNVHSEQLYIGQSVVRTMQAPDAQTGDKNQLPRKMTQASAQKAIQGHCLWNGYDVLRNEGGIRDSLMNHYYKYPALVPAYTNMDGTPPLQLKKLWAEWTEKGYFLRWEPKADKDALNMPTRYCIYCFGPGERVNLDDPSKIVKLTTETSYQLPYDKDKVKFKYVVTTLDRYNFECKKGKKKTVKL